A region of the Clostridia bacterium genome:
GACGTTTTCTAACGCCGAAGCGAACAATACGCTCATAGGTATATTGTTGATTAAATTTGCCGAAAGAAAAGATGCAATGCCCACAATAAAGGGACTCTTTCCGTTTAAAAAACTTGAAATTTTACCGATTAAGCCACAATTTTCAAAAGCAAGCACGATTACAAACATCGATAGTAAAAAGGGCGTAAGGGCGTAAGGCAATTTTTTAACGGCTTGCCCGATAGGTCTTAGGCTGTATTTTTTTATTAAAGATATAATTATGCAAACGGCAAACACTGCAAGCGACACAATTAAGCCTACTAAATACATTTGCATATTTATATACGAAGCTACCGCCATACCGATAATATAGATAATTAGCCCGACGCAACAAGAGTACATTAAAGGCTTGTTGGGAACAGGAATAAGTTCTTCGGTCGGTTCGAGTTCGGCTGACAAATTCTTTCTAAATAGCAAGTACATTATGCCAAAAGAAGTTAGTCCGCAAACCATAGTCGGCAAAGCCATTACTAAAAAGTAATCTACAAAGTCTATGCCAAAAAAGGTCGCCAAATAAATATTGGTGGGGTTGCCAATTATTAGTAGCAAACTCCACGTATTAGCGGCGACAAATTCCATTACTATATAGGGAATAGGGTTTATCCTAGCGTGCTTAGTAAAGTAGCAAATAAAAGGGGTAAAAGTCAATATAATTATATCGTTTGAAGTTACAATGGTAAGCAAAGATATCACTATATAGAAGTAGATAAATAGCCGACGCTGACTTGTCTTTGCTTTTTTAAGGGCGTAGTAAGCTAGATATTTAAAAAAGCCTATTTCGTCAAGCAGTACCGAAACACAAGTCATTGAGAAAAATATAATCAATATTTTTATAGGATTAATCGGTAAATTTGTAGTAAAGTTTTGCAATATTTGTTTAAGAGACACTTCGCCTATACATATTAGTAGTACCGCTCCTAAAAGAGCAAATACCCAATAAAGGCAAAAAGAAACTTTGCCTAGTTTAATTTTTAAATCAAAAATAATAGATATAATCATCAATATAAAAACTATTGATGCAATAATAATTGTAGCTGTCATATTTCCTCGTATAAATCTATTGGTAAGTATAGCATAAATTTTAGATAAAATGTCAATTTTAAAAAATATATTTTTATCTAATACGCCTATCAATTAGCTATGAAAAGTTAGCGTTTTTTGTTACAAAAAAACAAGAGAACTTAATACTTTTCTCTTGTTTTTGGTTACAAATATTTTTATTTTTTCGCTTAAATTTTAGAAGTTAAAAGGTAACTTCAATTTTATCATAACCGTTACAACTAATCGAACAAGCGTAGTAAGCCTTCGCTAAATTTACCAATTTATCGTAGTCGTAAGCGCCCATAGTTTCGCTCGTTGAGTGCATAGCAAGTTGAGCTAGTCCAATATCTACGCTTCTAATTGAAAGTTGTTGTGAGGATATTGCGCCAAGCGTGCTACCGCAAGAAACGTCGGA
Encoded here:
- a CDS encoding ArsB/NhaD family transporter, encoding MTATIIIASIVFILMIISIIFDLKIKLGKVSFCLYWVFALLGAVLLICIGEVSLKQILQNFTTNLPINPIKILIIFFSMTCVSVLLDEIGFFKYLAYYALKKAKTSQRRLFIYFYIVISLLTIVTSNDIIILTFTPFICYFTKHARINPIPYIVMEFVAANTWSLLLIIGNPTNIYLATFFGIDFVDYFLVMALPTMVCGLTSFGIMYLLFRKNLSAELEPTEELIPVPNKPLMYSCCVGLIIYIIGMAVASYINMQMYLVGLIVSLAVFAVCIIISLIKKYSLRPIGQAVKKLPYALTPFLLSMFVIVLAFENCGLIGKISSFLNGKSPFIVGIASFLSANLINNIPMSVLFASALENVVPQGVNVFAAIMGSNIGAFLTPIGALAGIMYVKILKDNSVNYSFRRFVLYGLLIAVPVICAGLTVLTLMN